The Candidatus Scalindua japonica DNA window TTTGTGTAGAGAGTGAAGGCCATTTATGTATGGAAATCAATTGACAAGAGGAATACATAGAGTAAAATTAATGGTTTTATAGTATATTGAAGATTTCGTGTTTGTAGAAAGGGGTTTAAAAATGGGTACAGCAAAAGCGCGCCATATCCTTGTGTCCAGTCAGGAAGAGTGCCAAAAGTTAAAAGAGCAGATCGAGGCTGGAGCAGACTTTGATGAGATAGCTAAGGAGCACTCACAATGCCCTTCTGGCCAGAGCGGAGGGGGTCTAGGTGAGTTTAGTCCCGGACAAATGGTTAAAGAATTTGACCAGGTAGTTTTTAACGATGAAGTTGGAAAAGTCCATGGTCCTGTTAAAACTGATTTTGGATATCATCTGATCGAGATTACAGATCGGATGGAATAAGTGTCTATAGCTTGTGGTTACAGGCATACGGTTTTACATTATTATTAAACACAAGAAAATAAGCCTTTGATCAGGCTGTTATCGCATAATATGTGTGTTGGTTATCCGGTAATGTATACTTTATCAATACACAATAGCTTAGCAGGAGCAGAGATGAATATATATGTTGGAAGCCTATCTTATGATACCACAGAGGAAGAAGTTCGGAATATTTTCGAGCCGTATGGGGAAATAGCAAGTATATCTATCATTACGGATAAATTTTCCGGTAAGTCAAAAGGCTTTGGTTTTGTAGAAATGCCTAAGCAGGAAGAGGCAGAAGAGGCTATAAAGTGCTTAAATGAAAGTGAAATGAAAGGTAGAAATATTAAAGTAAATGAGGCGCATCCCAGAGAAGAGCGTTCAAAACGCAGGGAAAGATATTGATTCGCTTTGTTGTTAACATGAAAAGAAGAAAGCAGTGGTCGTCAATCTGTGGCGTATCACTGCTTTCTTTATGAAGTTTGTTCTGCAGAAATTACTTGATCAACAATGACCGCGTCCATTCGTACCCTGAATATTTTAGCCGCCTTCGTCTGGTATGTTGGAGGCATAGTATTACTAATAAAGGGGACCACTATGCTGGTTGAGGCATATTTGCTGAAACCTGAGCAGAACTGGCCCTGGCTGGCTGTTACAGTAGGGCCTGTCATTGGCAGCATCAAGGGTAAGTTCATATTTCGTAAAAGTTGTCTCAAAAACCTTACGAGAATAAATACTCTTAACCAACCAAAAATCTGGCAATTTTTCAAACCCTGGTTCTTTGCTGTATTAGCCATAATGATAACGTTTGGCGCGACTATGGCGAGAATGGCACATACACAACATAACTATTACTTTTTAATAGCAGTTTCCATAGTGGATGTTGATATTGGCATTGCCCTTCTATGGAGTAGTCATATATTCTGGAAACAGAAGGCATTTTCAAAGAGATATTAAATGCTGAAAGCATCTATTGATTTAGGAACAAATACCT harbors:
- a CDS encoding RNA recognition motif domain-containing protein: MNIYVGSLSYDTTEEEVRNIFEPYGEIASISIITDKFSGKSKGFGFVEMPKQEEAEEAIKCLNESEMKGRNIKVNEAHPREERSKRRERY
- a CDS encoding peptidylprolyl isomerase, with the protein product MGTAKARHILVSSQEECQKLKEQIEAGADFDEIAKEHSQCPSGQSGGGLGEFSPGQMVKEFDQVVFNDEVGKVHGPVKTDFGYHLIEITDRME